One segment of Herbaspirillum hiltneri N3 DNA contains the following:
- a CDS encoding LysR family transcriptional regulator yields MNKYQELTAFVAVVEAGGFSAAARRIDDSQSSVSKAVGSLERRLGVRLFNRSTRRVTLTDHGRKYYERTKPLLEEMEQVDGELMNSTLETSGLVKIATSSTFGRLHVLPLVPKLLSLYPQIRLDLHLSDGVRDLLADGVDLAIRISPARHPDAVVKRVATTSLVCVGARSYFEQHGTPTSPADLAHHNCLIYNEMNEWPFTGPQGPFSVPVSGNLSSNTLETILSAVSAGVGIGMFNRASLVANCSIRTL; encoded by the coding sequence ATGAACAAATATCAGGAGCTGACTGCGTTCGTAGCGGTCGTCGAGGCAGGCGGCTTTTCTGCCGCTGCTCGCCGCATCGACGATTCGCAATCGTCGGTCAGCAAGGCTGTGGGCTCATTAGAGAGGCGCCTTGGCGTTCGCTTATTCAACAGGAGCACGCGTAGGGTGACCTTAACTGACCATGGGCGCAAATACTATGAGCGCACCAAGCCATTGCTCGAAGAGATGGAGCAGGTTGACGGCGAACTGATGAACAGCACGCTTGAAACTTCCGGTTTGGTCAAAATCGCCACCTCGTCGACCTTCGGAAGGTTGCATGTGCTTCCGCTAGTTCCTAAATTGCTGTCGCTCTATCCGCAGATCCGGCTTGATCTCCATCTGTCTGACGGCGTGAGAGATTTGCTGGCAGACGGCGTCGATCTGGCTATCCGGATAAGCCCGGCCCGGCATCCCGATGCGGTCGTCAAGCGGGTGGCGACTACCTCGTTGGTGTGTGTTGGCGCCCGCAGCTACTTCGAGCAGCATGGCACTCCCACCAGTCCTGCCGATCTGGCCCATCACAACTGTCTAATCTACAACGAGATGAATGAATGGCCGTTCACTGGCCCACAAGGGCCGTTCAGCGTACCGGTAAGTGGCAATCTTTCCTCAAATACGCTGGAGACGATCCTGTCGGCCGTAAGTGCCGGTGTAGGCATCGGCATGTTCAATCGTGCATCGCTGGTGGCGAACTGCAGCATCCGGACATTATGA
- a CDS encoding nuclear transport factor 2 family protein, with protein sequence MPVSELDAVLAELSAREPIFHCREYGTSREALLDMTADDFWEIGASGQIYSRSSVVETLLERYRAQEEDTFSCSEFRIRQLADDLYQISYLLQQPGRLTRRTTLWRKSDGKWKIVFHQGTLVS encoded by the coding sequence ATGCCAGTATCCGAACTGGACGCCGTGCTAGCCGAACTCAGCGCTCGCGAGCCCATTTTTCATTGCCGGGAATATGGGACCAGTCGCGAGGCGCTCCTGGACATGACTGCCGACGATTTTTGGGAGATCGGCGCAAGCGGCCAGATCTACAGTCGCAGCTCGGTAGTCGAAACCTTGCTGGAGCGCTACCGGGCGCAAGAGGAAGATACTTTTTCTTGTAGCGAATTTCGCATCCGGCAGCTGGCAGACGATCTCTACCAAATCAGTTACCTGTTGCAGCAGCCTGGCCGGCTTACACGAAGAACGACATTGTGGAGAAAAAGCGATGGAAAATGGAAAATCGTTTTTCATCAAGGGACGTTAGTGTCGTGA
- a CDS encoding GNAT family N-acetyltransferase yields MDYYLREEVPSATTYVEIRLAAGLSRKSIEAATIGLQNGLFSVVVYAEDTPVGIGRIVGDGGCFFEVVDIAVLPDHQKKGLGRMIMERLMAFIHETAPATAYVSLMADHGTPEFYKRYGFEVSMPPQKAGMFLRIT; encoded by the coding sequence ATGGATTATTACCTTCGCGAAGAAGTACCTAGTGCAACCACCTACGTTGAAATAAGATTAGCCGCAGGGCTGAGTAGAAAATCCATTGAAGCTGCCACCATTGGCCTGCAGAATGGCCTATTCAGCGTCGTTGTGTACGCCGAAGACACGCCGGTTGGAATTGGCCGGATAGTTGGTGATGGTGGATGTTTCTTTGAGGTAGTGGATATTGCCGTCCTGCCGGATCATCAAAAAAAGGGACTCGGTCGCATGATTATGGAACGTCTAATGGCATTCATCCATGAAACCGCACCAGCAACAGCCTACGTCAGCCTGATGGCCGATCACGGAACGCCTGAATTTTATAAACGATACGGCTTTGAGGTCTCAATGCCGCCTCAAAAGGCCGGAATGTTCTTGCGAATCACTTAG
- a CDS encoding AraC family transcriptional regulator has product MQTDPFSDILKFTRAESLATGGFTAGGRWAIRFPAPEKIKFFAVVKGSCWIELDGEPEPIRFDTGDVGLLTAPRAFTLASAPGVPAVDAMALFSGSGNATAMVGDGQDFEHIGGHVLLDPTSGRLLRDVLPAWIHVPATTPQAASFRWLLGQLMDERAASLPGSQLASAQLAQLLFIQILRAHLNNSGPAPTGWLRALGEPRLAPALRLMHGDPGRAWHLEELAEACAMSRTTFASRFKTAAGVAPLTYLTEWRMRLAQRALREGNLPVATMAQSLGYTSESAFSNAFKRITGTSPKTYRITARAGS; this is encoded by the coding sequence ATGCAGACAGATCCATTCTCCGACATCCTTAAATTCACGCGTGCCGAATCGCTCGCCACCGGCGGTTTCACGGCGGGAGGCAGGTGGGCCATCCGCTTCCCGGCACCGGAAAAAATCAAGTTCTTCGCGGTGGTGAAGGGAAGCTGCTGGATCGAGCTCGACGGAGAACCGGAACCGATTCGCTTCGACACCGGCGACGTCGGTCTGCTGACGGCGCCACGCGCATTTACGCTGGCCAGCGCACCTGGCGTGCCGGCAGTCGACGCCATGGCATTGTTCTCAGGATCGGGCAATGCAACGGCAATGGTCGGGGACGGGCAAGACTTCGAGCATATCGGCGGACACGTCCTGCTCGACCCGACCAGCGGCAGACTGCTACGGGATGTCTTGCCGGCATGGATACATGTTCCCGCCACGACGCCGCAAGCAGCCAGTTTTCGATGGCTGCTGGGACAGCTGATGGACGAGCGAGCAGCCAGCTTGCCGGGCAGCCAGCTGGCGTCGGCCCAGCTGGCGCAGTTGCTGTTCATTCAGATCTTGCGAGCACATCTGAATAATTCAGGGCCTGCGCCGACCGGTTGGCTGCGCGCGCTGGGTGAACCCCGACTTGCCCCCGCATTACGCCTGATGCACGGGGACCCCGGTCGCGCATGGCATCTGGAAGAACTCGCCGAAGCCTGCGCCATGTCCCGCACGACCTTTGCTTCGCGTTTCAAGACTGCCGCCGGCGTGGCGCCACTCACCTACCTTACCGAGTGGCGCATGCGCCTCGCGCAACGCGCTTTGCGCGAAGGAAATTTGCCGGTCGCCACAATGGCGCAGTCGCTGGGCTATACGTCAGAGAGTGCTTTCAGCAATGCGTTCAAGCGCATCACAGGAACATCACCGAAGACTTATCGGATAACAGCGCGAGCCGGCAGTTGA
- a CDS encoding glutathione S-transferase family protein: MKLYFLPGAPSPDRVRLYISEKNSMENVIRVDEISLAGGKQKEPAHLARNRLAKVPVLEVAENSFIHESLAIVEYLEELFPEPTMFGPTPVERAKARAAERVAEIRVFYPLARYVQATVTQRDRFPDPAIAAHFKTQFPVGLSYLNEMIKAGGPFLMGENVTMADCTLAAILEFARVHGINVLDQYEALSGWFRHYRERPTAQRIFVQQNTLA; the protein is encoded by the coding sequence ATGAAGCTCTATTTCCTTCCAGGAGCGCCCTCGCCTGATCGGGTAAGACTTTATATTTCCGAGAAGAATTCGATGGAAAATGTTATTCGAGTTGACGAAATTAGCTTGGCGGGAGGAAAACAAAAGGAACCTGCTCATCTTGCGCGCAACAGACTCGCTAAAGTGCCTGTTCTGGAAGTGGCTGAAAACTCGTTCATCCATGAATCACTCGCAATCGTCGAATACCTTGAAGAACTGTTTCCTGAACCAACAATGTTTGGTCCAACGCCGGTGGAACGGGCTAAAGCTCGCGCCGCCGAGCGAGTCGCGGAAATTCGAGTGTTTTATCCACTCGCCCGTTATGTGCAGGCGACAGTTACCCAACGAGACCGCTTTCCGGACCCGGCAATTGCCGCGCACTTCAAGACTCAGTTTCCCGTCGGTTTGAGTTATTTAAATGAAATGATCAAAGCAGGGGGACCATTCCTGATGGGCGAAAATGTGACGATGGCGGATTGCACACTGGCAGCTATTTTAGAATTCGCCAGAGTTCACGGGATAAATGTCCTTGATCAATATGAGGCTTTGTCAGGCTGGTTTAGACACTACCGCGAGCGGCCGACGGCTCAACGTATTTTTGTGCAGCAAAATACATTGGCCTGA
- a CDS encoding SDR family oxidoreductase, translating to MSDTLVLVTGGTGFIAQYCMIALLQAGYRVRTTVRDLEREGEVRSYLKVGGVDAGDRLSFVATDLGTDLGWGEAAAGCSYVMHGASPTPSGDQVLEEDWIRPAVDGNLRVLRAARDAGVKRVVLTSAFGAIGVGHPPMKRPFDETDWSDLNSGSVAPYQKSKTLAERAAWEFIAEEGRGMELAAINPVAVLGPVLGEDFSHSIRLIKFMLDGQPACLKINSGFVDVRDVADLHLRAMTDPAAAGERFLAISGESIWMIELADVLRRRLGDRAGKVPTRVMPNWMARLAANQNPTMRAAVPLLGINLNATSEKAQRLLGWTPRSREDAIVATAESLIRLGLVGS from the coding sequence ATGAGCGATACCTTAGTACTGGTAACTGGCGGGACCGGATTCATTGCGCAGTACTGCATGATTGCGCTGCTGCAAGCAGGCTATCGGGTGCGCACCACGGTGCGCGATCTGGAGCGGGAAGGGGAGGTCCGCAGCTACCTCAAGGTTGGCGGCGTTGATGCGGGCGATCGCTTGTCCTTTGTCGCGACCGACCTCGGTACAGACTTGGGATGGGGCGAAGCTGCTGCCGGATGCAGCTACGTTATGCACGGTGCTTCGCCTACGCCATCGGGCGACCAAGTGCTGGAAGAGGATTGGATCAGGCCCGCAGTAGACGGCAATTTGCGTGTGCTTCGCGCCGCGCGAGATGCCGGCGTCAAGCGCGTGGTGCTGACTTCCGCCTTCGGCGCGATTGGCGTCGGTCATCCTCCCATGAAGCGGCCTTTCGATGAAACCGACTGGAGCGACCTCAATAGTGGATCAGTCGCGCCGTATCAGAAGTCCAAGACCCTCGCCGAACGCGCGGCTTGGGAGTTTATCGCTGAAGAGGGACGTGGTATGGAGTTGGCGGCGATCAATCCGGTGGCAGTCCTCGGCCCGGTGCTGGGCGAGGATTTCTCGCACTCGATTCGCCTGATCAAGTTCATGCTGGATGGCCAGCCGGCATGCCTGAAGATTAATTCCGGCTTCGTCGACGTGCGCGACGTCGCCGATCTGCACCTGCGGGCGATGACCGATCCTGCCGCTGCCGGTGAACGCTTCCTGGCAATTTCCGGTGAGAGCATATGGATGATCGAACTCGCTGACGTCTTGCGCCGCCGCCTTGGCGACAGGGCCGGTAAGGTACCCACGCGCGTGATGCCCAACTGGATGGCGCGCCTGGCCGCCAATCAAAATCCGACAATGCGCGCTGCCGTACCGCTCTTGGGGATCAATCTGAACGCCACCAGTGAAAAAGCGCAACGCCTGCTCGGATGGACTCCGCGCTCGCGAGAAGACGCGATCGTGGCAACGGCAGAGAGCCTCATTCGGCTGGGGCTGGTGGGAAGCTGA
- a CDS encoding methyl-accepting chemotaxis protein, which produces MTNLKVSTRLTIGFTVVLAALIAVAIFGISGMSSLREKLNEITYVNNAEAKLANQMATSVQTRALVVRNLALFTDQQLINSELARLKPLEKKYADAYQELGKLFTQAPGTTQKERELYAALKSDEAAVTPLLEKAAALGASNDVASITPLLVQEIRPKQTIWLNRLAELVNLEDQLNEEAAGEAEATYQKLRATTLTAATVALLLGILTALLIVRSILKQLGGEPSQAQYVASEISQGNLTVALDLNSASPNILMVSLEKMRSQLNDVVIGIQHSAESIATAAGEIAQGNHDLSRRTEEQAASLEETASSMEEITSTVEQNTNNARQGSTLANSASATALKGGQVVEGVVKTMSDISESSSKVTEIIASVEAIAFQTNILALNAAVEAARAGEEGRGFAVVASEVRTLAQRSALAAKEIKDLIGTSVQHVNTGSQLVSDAGKTMAEVVQSVQSVTDIMSEIAAASSEQHTGIAQINIAITQMDEVTQQNAALVEQATAAAQAMADQAARLLASVAIFKVEASGVSAMAHPAAIKTITLPPTSPVNRIAA; this is translated from the coding sequence ATGACCAATCTGAAGGTATCCACAAGGCTCACTATTGGTTTTACAGTCGTATTGGCAGCACTGATTGCAGTGGCAATCTTTGGCATCTCCGGAATGTCGAGTCTCAGGGAGAAGCTGAACGAAATTACCTATGTCAACAATGCCGAGGCAAAGTTGGCGAACCAAATGGCAACGAGCGTGCAAACTCGCGCTCTTGTCGTAAGAAATCTGGCCTTGTTTACGGATCAGCAGCTTATTAACAGCGAGTTGGCTCGCCTCAAACCGCTAGAGAAGAAATACGCCGATGCTTATCAAGAACTAGGCAAGCTATTTACGCAGGCGCCAGGAACTACCCAGAAGGAGCGTGAACTATACGCGGCGCTAAAATCCGACGAAGCAGCAGTAACCCCTCTTCTGGAGAAAGCCGCTGCGCTGGGAGCGAGTAACGATGTCGCCTCGATCACCCCCCTTCTTGTTCAAGAAATTCGCCCCAAACAAACGATCTGGCTAAATCGTCTTGCAGAACTCGTCAATCTTGAAGACCAGCTCAATGAAGAAGCCGCTGGCGAGGCCGAGGCGACATATCAAAAATTGCGCGCGACCACTCTCACTGCTGCAACCGTCGCACTTCTTCTGGGAATTCTCACTGCGCTTTTAATCGTCAGAAGTATATTGAAACAGCTGGGAGGAGAACCGAGTCAAGCGCAATACGTCGCAAGTGAAATTTCGCAGGGAAACTTGACCGTGGCGTTGGATTTGAATTCAGCCAGTCCCAATATTCTGATGGTCTCACTGGAGAAGATGCGTAGCCAACTAAACGATGTGGTGATCGGTATCCAGCACTCTGCGGAGTCAATTGCGACAGCCGCTGGCGAGATTGCACAAGGCAACCACGACTTGTCTCGGCGCACAGAAGAACAGGCGGCGTCGCTAGAGGAAACCGCTTCCAGCATGGAGGAAATCACTTCCACTGTTGAGCAAAATACAAACAATGCACGGCAAGGCAGCACACTGGCGAACTCCGCCTCGGCTACCGCTTTAAAGGGCGGGCAAGTTGTGGAGGGCGTCGTGAAGACGATGTCTGATATTTCAGAAAGCTCCAGCAAAGTCACAGAGATTATTGCGTCGGTGGAGGCAATTGCTTTTCAAACCAATATTCTTGCGCTCAATGCAGCCGTAGAAGCAGCGCGCGCGGGGGAAGAAGGCAGGGGCTTCGCGGTTGTTGCCAGCGAAGTGCGTACGCTGGCGCAACGCAGTGCATTAGCGGCGAAGGAGATTAAAGATCTCATCGGCACCTCGGTTCAACACGTCAACACGGGATCGCAATTGGTGTCGGACGCCGGCAAGACGATGGCAGAAGTCGTCCAGTCCGTACAAAGCGTCACGGATATCATGAGTGAGATCGCGGCGGCCTCGAGCGAACAGCATACCGGTATTGCCCAGATCAATATCGCCATAACTCAGATGGACGAAGTCACTCAGCAGAATGCCGCGCTGGTCGAGCAGGCAACCGCTGCTGCTCAGGCAATGGCCGATCAGGCAGCCCGCCTTCTCGCCTCTGTGGCTATTTTCAAGGTGGAGGCATCAGGCGTTTCCGCGATGGCGCACCCTGCGGCGATAAAAACCATCACGCTTCCCCCAACGTCCCCGGTAAACAGAATCGCTGCGTAA
- a CDS encoding GNAT family N-acetyltransferase produces MLVAFMQSQESDLEQLVGMRIVAMRESLERVGRFDARRARERFTSTFNPETCYRIVADGRTIGFFSLDRHPGVHTLRHLYIHPLWQGRGIGAQVLKRILADASRRGCPVNLAALRESDANRFYRDHGFEQTSEEDWDIFYTCRPKSITPALLNSKLGNIRWLCRADIQHLDVVLRQHVRDLHSGQVVESEIAAIKTYMAGAADDEGRYRSYLVACDSTNIPIACMGLSRPDSRMSAHVLLNAPDYLELLNVFVHRDFMRTKGIGRSLLAAVVEEAKAARAIGLLVNSGPRYLSSWGFYDRIFDADHGMLVDYYGTGRHAKVWSKLL; encoded by the coding sequence ATGCTCGTCGCCTTCATGCAGTCCCAAGAATCCGATCTTGAACAACTTGTCGGGATGCGTATTGTTGCCATGCGCGAAAGTCTGGAGCGAGTCGGCAGATTTGATGCCCGGCGCGCACGTGAACGATTCACATCGACGTTCAACCCGGAAACCTGCTACCGCATCGTGGCCGATGGCCGAACTATCGGCTTTTTCTCGTTGGATCGTCATCCAGGCGTCCACACTCTCCGACATCTTTATATCCATCCCCTGTGGCAGGGGCGAGGAATCGGCGCGCAGGTCCTCAAGCGAATTCTTGCCGATGCCAGCCGCCGGGGATGTCCCGTCAATCTCGCCGCCCTGCGCGAGAGCGATGCTAATCGTTTTTATCGAGACCATGGCTTTGAGCAAACCAGTGAAGAGGATTGGGACATTTTCTATACCTGCCGTCCCAAAAGCATAACGCCAGCATTGCTCAATAGTAAGCTTGGGAACATCCGATGGCTGTGCCGGGCAGATATTCAGCATCTGGATGTTGTGTTACGGCAGCACGTGCGCGATTTGCACTCGGGCCAGGTTGTCGAATCCGAGATCGCCGCGATCAAAACTTATATGGCAGGTGCTGCGGACGATGAGGGACGCTACCGTAGTTATCTGGTCGCTTGCGATTCAACGAACATCCCCATTGCTTGCATGGGGCTTTCACGGCCGGACTCGCGCATGAGTGCCCATGTTTTGTTGAATGCGCCGGATTATTTGGAATTGCTCAATGTGTTCGTACATCGCGATTTCATGCGAACCAAAGGAATCGGGCGATCGTTGTTAGCGGCGGTAGTTGAAGAAGCCAAAGCTGCCAGAGCCATTGGGTTACTGGTCAACAGCGGCCCACGCTACCTTTCGAGTTGGGGATTCTACGATCGGATCTTCGATGCAGATCACGGCATGTTGGTTGACTACTACGGAACAGGACGGCACGCCAAAGTTTGGAGCAAGCTACTCTAG
- a CDS encoding YunG family protein translates to MQSPVNPFTTPLELYRAIASVWSADTSSPTGAWSPSNPAQNHCSITSLVVQDFFGGEILSTKTSGGTHFYNSIENVKWDLTASQFSEPIPYDDTPSSRELALSDTSGEKYALIKERLSRAF, encoded by the coding sequence ATGCAATCGCCGGTCAATCCGTTCACAACGCCACTGGAGTTATACAGGGCCATCGCTTCCGTATGGTCTGCGGATACGTCAAGCCCGACGGGCGCATGGTCACCATCCAACCCGGCGCAGAATCATTGCAGCATCACGTCCCTGGTTGTGCAGGATTTTTTCGGTGGTGAAATTCTCAGCACGAAAACGTCAGGTGGAACGCACTTTTACAACTCGATTGAGAACGTGAAGTGGGACCTGACCGCAAGCCAATTTTCTGAACCCATCCCCTACGATGACACGCCCTCGTCGCGTGAATTGGCACTGTCAGACACGTCCGGTGAAAAGTACGCTCTCATCAAAGAGCGACTTTCCAGAGCCTTTTAG
- a CDS encoding sensor domain-containing diguanylate cyclase: MALAQHADQTFNEVDIVLLGLLERLEKDGNSKSGLARTHDLMVSRVGGLPQLAGLFVYDDQGNWVVNSQPTLEKRFNNSDRDYFIYHRLHRVEKPFIGKPIKSKSTGQWILTISRRINKIDGSFGGVVLGTIDLSFFQRFYAQFDIGKNGAIMLGSLDGTVLHRRPLLPDSVGKNLENSPLFQEHVRRSGSGSVEIRSTQDGVVRINSFRYLADHPLFIIVAMSKDEVLAEWMFHVWVRVIGVAAVLIILYYGGTKMVAQVKRREVAELDAIKSKRKLESLYKTLEAQSQKDGLTAVFNRRYFDDSLSSQLALLNRSGGILSLIMVDVDHFKRFNDTYGHAAGDVCLQRVAAAIQTAVQREGDVVARYGGEEFAVILPECDKAGALIVARSLINSLHEEKIEHASSGTGFITVSVGVTSIAVEPGHAITPRKMIEAADEGLYLAKDQGRDQVIFREFSPQARNRILCFDEEAA, from the coding sequence ATGGCGCTGGCCCAACACGCCGATCAGACGTTCAACGAGGTCGACATCGTCCTGCTGGGTCTCCTTGAACGACTGGAAAAAGATGGCAATTCCAAATCGGGACTCGCGCGTACTCATGATCTGATGGTGAGCCGCGTCGGTGGCCTGCCTCAGCTTGCGGGCCTGTTCGTCTATGATGACCAAGGGAATTGGGTTGTAAATTCTCAGCCGACCTTGGAGAAAAGATTCAATAATTCAGACCGCGATTACTTCATTTATCACCGTCTCCATCGTGTAGAGAAGCCATTCATTGGAAAGCCGATCAAAAGTAAATCAACCGGACAGTGGATACTCACGATTAGCCGACGCATCAACAAGATTGACGGTTCATTCGGCGGGGTAGTGCTTGGTACTATCGATTTATCTTTTTTTCAGCGTTTTTACGCACAATTCGACATCGGTAAAAATGGGGCGATCATGTTGGGAAGCCTCGACGGTACCGTATTGCATAGACGCCCACTTCTTCCTGACTCCGTCGGCAAAAATTTGGAGAATTCACCTCTGTTTCAGGAACATGTGAGGCGTTCAGGATCCGGTTCCGTGGAAATACGTTCGACTCAGGATGGCGTCGTCCGGATTAACAGTTTCAGATATCTGGCTGACCATCCGCTGTTTATCATCGTAGCGATGTCAAAAGATGAAGTGCTCGCCGAATGGATGTTCCATGTCTGGGTTCGCGTGATTGGCGTGGCGGCGGTGCTGATCATCTTGTACTACGGCGGTACGAAAATGGTTGCGCAAGTCAAGCGTAGAGAGGTTGCAGAGCTGGACGCAATCAAGTCGAAGCGTAAGCTTGAAAGTCTTTATAAGACGCTGGAAGCTCAATCTCAGAAAGATGGACTCACTGCTGTTTTCAACCGGCGTTACTTTGACGATTCGCTTTCGTCACAACTAGCTCTGCTCAACCGTTCGGGAGGGATACTATCCCTCATCATGGTCGACGTCGATCACTTCAAACGATTCAACGATACCTATGGACATGCAGCCGGGGACGTCTGCCTGCAGCGAGTAGCTGCAGCCATCCAGACAGCTGTTCAGCGGGAGGGCGATGTGGTCGCTCGCTACGGAGGAGAAGAATTTGCGGTCATATTGCCGGAGTGCGATAAGGCTGGTGCGTTGATCGTAGCGCGCTCGCTGATCAATAGCCTTCACGAAGAAAAAATCGAGCACGCTTCCAGCGGTACCGGATTTATCACTGTGAGCGTCGGAGTTACGTCGATTGCCGTTGAGCCCGGCCATGCAATAACACCGCGCAAAATGATCGAGGCGGCAGACGAGGGCCTATATCTTGCAAAGGACCAAGGACGAGATCAGGTGATATTTCGCGAGTTTTCCCCTCAAGCACGGAACCGAATACTTTGCTTTGATGAGGAGGCCGCTTGA
- a CDS encoding substrate-binding periplasmic protein, which translates to MSILIRCVLLIALTPLAALSQDKECKKVVISADSDYAPLQWYDGKNLTGASIEIATSALTAMGVPYEVRYVGPFHRVLKSAQEGEIDMISSLKDTPERREYLTYTNVALFPNPIAVFVARGRSFSYTGWNDLIGKKGGITLGNQFGNGFDEFLRAHLQVEAEQKAYMNFKKLELHRIDYLITGYYSGLAFLAASGQNDMFVALKPYVSESDNFIAMARASPCIKHLKALNLQLDTMRREGKLKLILDKHMALLPKRAN; encoded by the coding sequence ATGTCCATTTTGATCCGATGTGTCTTGCTTATTGCGCTCACCCCTTTGGCAGCCTTGTCGCAAGATAAGGAATGTAAAAAAGTCGTCATTTCGGCTGACTCCGACTACGCACCGCTGCAATGGTACGACGGAAAAAATCTGACCGGCGCCAGCATCGAAATCGCGACGAGTGCGCTGACCGCCATGGGCGTCCCCTATGAGGTGCGTTACGTCGGTCCTTTCCACCGCGTGCTGAAGAGCGCACAGGAAGGCGAGATCGACATGATCTCTTCCCTCAAGGACACGCCTGAAAGACGCGAGTATCTGACCTACACCAACGTCGCGCTGTTCCCCAATCCCATTGCCGTATTCGTTGCAAGGGGGCGCAGCTTCAGCTATACGGGATGGAACGATCTGATCGGAAAAAAGGGCGGCATCACGCTTGGCAATCAGTTCGGGAATGGCTTCGATGAATTTCTGAGAGCACATTTACAGGTGGAAGCGGAGCAAAAAGCCTATATGAATTTCAAGAAACTTGAACTGCATCGTATCGATTATTTGATTACCGGGTACTACAGCGGATTGGCCTTCTTAGCTGCGTCCGGACAAAACGACATGTTCGTTGCCCTCAAACCGTATGTCTCGGAGTCTGATAATTTCATCGCCATGGCCAGGGCAAGTCCATGCATCAAACACCTGAAGGCCCTGAATCTCCAACTGGATACCATGCGCCGCGAAGGCAAACTCAAGTTGATCCTGGACAAGCATATGGCACTGCTACCCAAGCGAGCGAACTGA